The following nucleotide sequence is from Corynebacterium hindlerae.
CACGGTGACGCTGCCCTTGGTCTCATCCTCGGGTTGCACCGGGGCGGGGCCTGGCTGCGCGGAACACCCGGCCAGCATCATCGCAAGGGCCAGGGCTGCGCTACGTCGAATCATCACCTATCTATCTTTACCACTGCCTGCGAGTTGTGGGCTGAGCGCCATAATGGTGACCCCGCCCAGCACGACAATTCCGAGCGCGACCCGCAGCGAGCTTGCCGACGCCACCGCCCCAATCACCGGGCTCGCCGTCAAGAAACCGATCCGCATCAGCCAGGACACCATCGTGAGCCCCGCCCCTTCCGAAATCCCCGGGATCCTCGCAGCGGCCACGAACGCGCTGGGGACGATGGTGGCGCAGCCAAAACCAGCGAGAACAAAACCAATGAATAGTGGCAGGGGCGCGGTGCTACTGATAGCGATGATGCCGCCTACCGCGATGAGGACGCCCCCTACGCGTGCCACCGCTACTCTGCCCCACCGGTTGATCATTGGGTCTCCCGCGAACCTGCCGACGCATTGCGCAGTGAGCATCAGGGATAGCGCAATGCCCGTCGCGGACAGCGGCACCCCAGCAAGCTGATGGGCCGCGAGCGCCGCCCAGTTGCTCGCCACCTCTTCCACCACGGCCCCACCGATTGCGATCGCCACGATGGGGATGACCAGCAGGATTGCCCGCTTAGTCGAAGTGGATTGCTGCTGATCAGTGTCCTCTTCGGGAGCGGGAACGGGGCCTACGAGCATCGTCCCCAGCAGTGCCACGGCGGTCACCGCAGTCGCAGCGAGCCCCAGGTGCAGTGCCAGGGGCAGCTTACCGACGGCCATTGCTGCTAACGCACCACCCGACGCCGCCCCCAGGCTCCATGCCGCATGGACACTGGACATGATGGAGAAACCGACCGCGTCCTGCACCCGCACGGCCGTCACATTTTGTGCCACATCCACGATGGGGTCCAAGAATCCAAGGACCAAAAGTAGCCCCGCGAGCGCCCACCCCGAGCTCACACCACCACCTGCGGTGAGAATCGCTGCCATCGCGACAGTGCCTGCAACCACGGTTGCCCGGGGACCGAACCGCTTCACAATCGGCGCAGGGACCGCAGCGGAGAGGATCGAGCCAAGCGGGAAACAGGCCACGATCAGTCCGAAGGTGGCTTCGGTTAACCCCCAACTGCGCATCAGGGTTGGATACCAGGGCAACAGGCTCGCAAACAGTGCGCCGTTGCTGGCAAACATCACTCCAGTACCAATGATGGAACGCCGCTTTAGGGAAAACACGCCCCCAGCGTAGTCAGGTTTTTCCCAGAATCTACAATAGATATGCCAACAATCTCCGAAGTTGCTGACAGGCCATCTCACCTAGTGATACGATGTGCACACTTACAGCAATAGTGTGGTTCAAATCACCCTTTTGAGCCACTCCAACGGGCGATCGTACTTCACCACCAAGGAAGTGCGAGAGCGCGACCTTTTACGTTGATGACTGAAAGGCCGACCATTGGCTACTCCAAATTCCGAACGCCGTGAGGTATTTTCTACCCGGTTCGTCTTCATCCTCGCTGCTATCTCTTCCGCAGTTGGCCTAGGTAACATTTGGCGATTCCCATATGTTGCTTACGACAACGGAGGTGGCGCATTCCTCGTTCCTTATCTTGTCGCATTGCTGACAGCAGGCATCCCGCTGCTCTTCCTCGACTTCGCTATCGGCCACCGTTACCGTGGCTCCGCCCCACTGGCTTTCCGACGCATCAAGGGCTGGGCCGAACCAGTCGGCTGGATCCAGGTGGGCATTTCCTTCTTCATCACCATCTACTACGCCGCCATCATCAGCTGGGCTGGGCTTTACACGGTGAAATCCTTCAACAAGGCCTGGGGCGATAATCCTGGGGACTACTTTGGGGAAACGTTCCTACAAGCCGATACCAGCGCCACCGTGTCCACCCACATCGTGCCGCAGATCGCAATTGCCCTGGCCCTGGTGTGGGTCGTTGCCATTATCGTCCTGGCTGCGGGCGTGGACGAAGGTATTGGCAAGACGGCAAAGATCTTCATGCCGCTGCTCACTGTGTTGTTCATTATCGTGGTGATCCAGGCTCTGTTCCTCCCAGGTGCAGCAAAGGGCCTGAACGCCTTCTTCACGCCGGACTGGTCCGCTCTGAGCGACCCGACGGTGTGGATCGCAGCGTACGGCCAGATTTTCTTCTCCCTGTCGGTGTGCTTCGGCATCATGCTCACGTATTCCTCGTACCTCAAACCACGCACCAACTTGACTGGTACCGGTTTGGTTACCGGCTTCGCAAACTCCTCCTTCGAGGTTTTGGCGGGTATCGGTGTGTTCGCGGCGCTGGGCTTCATGGCAACCCAACAGGGCGTAGAGGTGAGTGAGGTCGCTAAGAGTGGTATTGGCCTGGCATTTATCGCTTTCCCCACCATCATCAACGAAATGCCTTTAGGGCCGGTGTTCGGCACCCTGTTCTTCGGCAGTCTCACCATCGCCGGTTTCACCTCCTTGTTCTCCCTCCTGGAAGTGGTGGTATCCGCTTTCAAGGACAAGCTGAACCTGCCCCGCAAGACCGCAGCCGTCGGTATCGGCGTGTTCATGGCGCTGATCTCCCTGGGACTGTTCTCCACCACTTCTGCCCTGTCCACGCTGGACATCATGGACAAGTTCACCAACAACATCGGCATCGTCGGCATCGCGCTGATCTCCGTGATCGTGATCGACTGGATCCTGCGCCGTATCGATGAATTCGGTCTGCACCTCAACGCTGTCTCCTCCTTCCGGGTCCGCACCATCTGGCGCATTTGCGTGGTGAACGTCAGCACCATCGTCCTCGGATTCACCCTGGTCCAGGAACTGATCAACCTGATCAAGGAACCATACGAAGGCTATTCTTCCTCCCAGTTGATTCTTTTCGGTTGGGGTGTTCTCGCACTGATTGCGGCCTTCGCCTTCATGATGTCCGTCATCCCATGGCGTGGTATCAGTCGCATTGACGGCCCGCCAGGGTCCGACTTCGGTGTCGAACCCGACCCAGAGCGCCCTTACCACCGCCCACGTAAGTTCAACCCAGACCGCGAACGCCACGCAGGCTTCGCTGCCGAACAGTAAAGGATAACGCCATGAGTGGATCCGCAATCATGATGATGGTTCTGTTCATCGTCATCATCTGGGGTGGCCTGGCCGCCTCCATCGCAGCCCTACGTCGCGCTCCTGACGACCAGGTCGGCGTCCTCGGCCCATCCGAACACGCCACCGACGAAGTCCTCATCGGGCACGAGCTGGAAGAAAGCTAGCAAATTTTAAAACTCCCTTTTGAATGCTCAACAGGGAGTTTTTTTAGGTATCTGGGGCCATGAAGCCTTAACCTGCCCCACGGTAGGTCATTTACTATCACGAACCCCAGGTGGAATAGCCCGCGCTGTTCCTAACGTGGGGCACATTACTCGCTGCGCCCTTACATCAGATGGAAATTCCGTGCGGGGCCCGGCTGCTACCCCACCATACTCAGGGCCACGACCTGGGCAAACCTTTTACGGAGCAAAATCTGCGACCAGATTCCGTGGTGAAACCAGGTCAGAGCAGGTAAGCCGTCAGTTTCCCATCTACCAGGGACAATGTCCGGCAGCCGACACGCTTTCCCCACAGGTGAGCGATATCAAAAACAGTTGGTCGAGAAGGGTTGGTAGAGAGTTCGAGTAGAAATCAACCTCGACCCCCTTTTGCCCCGTCTTCCTCTCGAACTCTCTACCAACCAATCTCCACCAACCGGCCCTACGCCGATGTAGTGCCGCTGCACCGCCAAAGTTCAGCTCCGCACACCCGAGCGCTAGCACAACATCG
It contains:
- a CDS encoding MFS transporter, whose product is MFSLKRRSIIGTGVMFASNGALFASLLPWYPTLMRSWGLTEATFGLIVACFPLGSILSAAVPAPIVKRFGPRATVVAGTVAMAAILTAGGGVSSGWALAGLLLVLGFLDPIVDVAQNVTAVRVQDAVGFSIMSSVHAAWSLGAASGGALAAMAVGKLPLALHLGLAATAVTAVALLGTMLVGPVPAPEEDTDQQQSTSTKRAILLVIPIVAIAIGGAVVEEVASNWAALAAHQLAGVPLSATGIALSLMLTAQCVGRFAGDPMINRWGRVAVARVGGVLIAVGGIIAISSTAPLPLFIGFVLAGFGCATIVPSAFVAAARIPGISEGAGLTMVSWLMRIGFLTASPVIGAVASASSLRVALGIVVLGGVTIMALSPQLAGSGKDR
- a CDS encoding sodium-dependent transporter, with translation MATPNSERREVFSTRFVFILAAISSAVGLGNIWRFPYVAYDNGGGAFLVPYLVALLTAGIPLLFLDFAIGHRYRGSAPLAFRRIKGWAEPVGWIQVGISFFITIYYAAIISWAGLYTVKSFNKAWGDNPGDYFGETFLQADTSATVSTHIVPQIAIALALVWVVAIIVLAAGVDEGIGKTAKIFMPLLTVLFIIVVIQALFLPGAAKGLNAFFTPDWSALSDPTVWIAAYGQIFFSLSVCFGIMLTYSSYLKPRTNLTGTGLVTGFANSSFEVLAGIGVFAALGFMATQQGVEVSEVAKSGIGLAFIAFPTIINEMPLGPVFGTLFFGSLTIAGFTSLFSLLEVVVSAFKDKLNLPRKTAAVGIGVFMALISLGLFSTTSALSTLDIMDKFTNNIGIVGIALISVIVIDWILRRIDEFGLHLNAVSSFRVRTIWRICVVNVSTIVLGFTLVQELINLIKEPYEGYSSSQLILFGWGVLALIAAFAFMMSVIPWRGISRIDGPPGSDFGVEPDPERPYHRPRKFNPDRERHAGFAAEQ
- the metS gene encoding methionine/alanine import NSS transporter subunit MetS codes for the protein MSGSAIMMMVLFIVIIWGGLAASIAALRRAPDDQVGVLGPSEHATDEVLIGHELEES